A section of the Candidatus Caccoplasma merdavium genome encodes:
- a CDS encoding NADH:ubiquinone reductase (Na(+)-transporting) subunit D — translation MLLSKKNREILLGPLSRNNPVIVQVLGICSALAVTAKLEPAFVMAISVTAVLAFSNVIISLLRNTIPGSIRIIVQLVVVAALVIVVDQVLKAYAYDVSKQLSVFVGLIITNCILMGRLEAFALGHGPWESFLDGVGNGVGYGLILVIVAFFRELFGSGTLFGYPVVPQCLYDWGYQNNGLMILPPMALITVACIIWVHRLRNKDLQEK, via the coding sequence ATGCTGTTATCGAAGAAAAACAGAGAAATACTTTTGGGCCCGCTCTCGCGCAACAACCCCGTCATCGTGCAGGTGTTGGGCATCTGTTCGGCCCTTGCCGTTACAGCCAAGCTCGAACCTGCCTTTGTCATGGCCATCTCCGTGACGGCCGTGCTGGCCTTTTCCAATGTCATCATTTCGCTGTTGCGCAATACCATTCCCGGCAGTATCCGCATCATCGTGCAACTGGTGGTCGTTGCGGCGTTGGTCATCGTCGTCGACCAGGTGCTCAAAGCCTATGCCTATGACGTGAGCAAGCAGCTCTCGGTCTTTGTGGGGCTCATCATCACCAACTGCATTCTCATGGGGCGCCTCGAAGCCTTCGCCCTCGGGCACGGCCCGTGGGAGTCGTTCCTCGACGGAGTGGGCAACGGCGTGGGGTACGGCCTTATCCTGGTGATTGTGGCCTTCTTCCGCGAATTGTTCGGCTCGGGAACCCTCTTCGGCTACCCCGTCGTGCCGCAATGCCTCTATGACTGGGGCTATCAGAACAACGGCCTCATGATATTGCCCCCGATGGCATTGATTACGGTGGCCTGCATCATTTGGGTGCACCGCCTCCGCAATAAGGATTTGCAAGAAAAATAG
- a CDS encoding NADH:ubiquinone reductase (Na(+)-transporting) subunit F, which translates to MTTLILTSGNLTIVAAVVIFLVLTLLLVAVLLIAKARLMPAGNRRITINGERTVETQAGATLLASLAANKIFLPSACGGGGSCGMCRCQVLSGGGEILPTETGFFTRKQQHDHYRLACQVKVKNDLQIKVPQSVLGIKKMECEVISNRNVASFIKEFVVRVPDGEKFDFLPGSYVQIDVPRYDIKFTDMQVEEKFRDEWDKYKMWGLVCRNDEETFRAYSMANYPAEGNIIMLNIRIATPPFDRAAGTWAAGIKPGICSSYIFTRKPGDKVTLSGPYGEFHILDTKREMIYIGGGAGMAPLRSHLMHLFRTLRTTDRKISYWYGARSRREIFYEEDFRAIERDFPNFTFNIALSDPQPEDNWTGYTGFIHQVLYDHYLKDHEAPEDIEYYMCGPGPMAASVKKMLWDLGVPTEMLMYDDFGA; encoded by the coding sequence ATGACCACTCTCATACTCACATCGGGCAACCTCACCATTGTTGCTGCGGTTGTCATATTTCTGGTACTCACCCTGTTGCTGGTTGCCGTGCTGCTCATAGCCAAGGCGCGTCTCATGCCGGCCGGCAACCGCCGCATCACCATCAACGGCGAGCGCACGGTCGAGACGCAGGCCGGGGCCACGCTCCTCGCGTCGCTGGCGGCCAACAAGATATTCCTTCCCTCGGCTTGCGGCGGAGGCGGTAGCTGCGGCATGTGCCGTTGCCAGGTTCTCTCGGGCGGCGGAGAGATTCTCCCCACCGAGACCGGCTTTTTCACCCGCAAGCAGCAGCACGACCATTATCGGCTGGCCTGCCAGGTCAAGGTCAAGAACGATTTGCAGATAAAAGTGCCGCAATCGGTGCTCGGCATCAAGAAGATGGAGTGCGAAGTCATCTCCAACCGCAACGTCGCCTCGTTCATCAAGGAGTTTGTGGTGCGCGTTCCCGACGGCGAGAAGTTCGACTTCCTCCCCGGCAGTTATGTGCAAATCGACGTGCCCCGTTACGACATCAAGTTCACCGACATGCAAGTCGAGGAAAAATTCCGCGACGAGTGGGACAAATACAAGATGTGGGGGCTGGTGTGCCGCAACGACGAGGAGACCTTCCGTGCCTATTCCATGGCCAACTATCCCGCCGAGGGCAACATCATCATGCTCAATATCCGCATCGCCACGCCGCCGTTCGACCGCGCTGCCGGTACTTGGGCCGCCGGCATCAAGCCCGGTATATGCTCCTCCTACATCTTTACCCGCAAGCCCGGCGACAAGGTGACCCTCTCGGGCCCCTACGGTGAGTTCCACATTCTCGATACCAAGCGCGAAATGATATACATCGGCGGCGGCGCCGGTATGGCTCCTTTGCGGTCGCACCTCATGCACCTCTTCCGCACGCTCCGCACCACCGACCGCAAAATATCCTATTGGTATGGCGCCCGGTCGCGGCGGGAGATTTTCTACGAAGAAGATTTCAGGGCCATCGAGCGTGACTTCCCCAACTTCACGTTCAACATTGCCCTTTCCGACCCGCAACCCGAAGATAATTGGACGGGCTACACCGGCTTTATCCACCAGGTGCTCTATGACCATTACCTCAAAGACCACGAGGCACCCGAAGACATCGAGTACTACATGTGCGGTCCCGGCCCCATGGCGGCATCGGTCAAGAAGATGCTTTGGGACCTCGGTGTGCCGACCGAGATGCTGATGTACGACGATTTCGGCGCGTGA
- a CDS encoding NADH:ubiquinone reductase (Na(+)-transporting) subunit B, with amino-acid sequence MKTLRNYLDKIKPNFMPGGRWAMFRSVFEGFETFLYVPATTSPSGVHIHDSIDTKRTMSVVILALVPALLFGMYNVGYQHYLAIGELSAVGFWTVFFFGFLAVLPKIIVSYVVGLGIEFVVAQWRGHEIQEGFLVSGILIPLIVPVDTPLWMIAVATAFAVIFAKEVFGGTGMNIFNVALVTRAFLFFAYPSKMSGDEVFVRTADTFGLGAGQVVDTFSGATPLGQVATHGGGDLVLHNIVGEPLSTLDYFLGLIPGSIGETSTLAILLGAVVLLWTGIASWRVMLSVFVGGLVMSTVAALFPSPVYPGSMISPVDQICLGGFAFAAVFMATDPVTGARTRTGQYIYGFLIGVIAILIRVYNTGYPEGAMLAVLLMNVFAPLIDYFVVEGNIKRRLKRARKA; translated from the coding sequence TTGAAAACGTTAAGAAATTATCTCGATAAGATAAAGCCCAACTTCATGCCCGGAGGTCGGTGGGCGATGTTCCGTTCGGTATTTGAGGGGTTTGAAACATTCCTTTATGTGCCGGCGACGACCTCTCCCTCGGGGGTACATATCCACGACAGCATCGATACCAAGCGCACCATGTCGGTGGTCATACTGGCATTGGTGCCGGCCCTGCTCTTTGGCATGTATAATGTCGGTTATCAACATTATCTGGCCATCGGTGAGCTCTCGGCCGTCGGTTTCTGGACGGTCTTCTTCTTCGGATTCCTGGCCGTCCTTCCCAAAATCATCGTCTCCTATGTCGTGGGGCTCGGCATCGAGTTTGTCGTAGCCCAGTGGCGCGGGCACGAGATACAGGAAGGCTTCCTCGTATCGGGTATCTTGATACCCCTGATTGTGCCGGTCGACACCCCGCTGTGGATGATAGCCGTGGCCACGGCCTTTGCCGTGATTTTTGCCAAGGAGGTTTTTGGCGGCACCGGCATGAATATCTTCAATGTGGCACTTGTCACGCGGGCATTCCTCTTCTTTGCCTATCCCTCGAAGATGTCGGGCGATGAGGTCTTTGTCCGCACGGCCGATACCTTCGGTCTCGGAGCCGGACAGGTGGTCGATACCTTCTCGGGGGCTACCCCGCTGGGTCAGGTGGCCACGCATGGGGGCGGCGACCTCGTGCTGCACAATATCGTGGGCGAACCCCTCTCGACGCTCGACTATTTCCTCGGCCTGATTCCCGGCTCGATAGGGGAGACCTCGACCCTGGCCATTCTTTTGGGCGCTGTCGTCCTGCTCTGGACGGGCATCGCCAGCTGGCGGGTCATGCTCTCGGTCTTTGTCGGAGGTCTGGTGATGAGCACTGTTGCGGCGCTGTTCCCGTCGCCCGTCTATCCCGGTTCCATGATTTCACCCGTCGACCAAATCTGCCTTGGCGGTTTTGCCTTTGCGGCCGTGTTTATGGCGACCGACCCCGTAACGGGCGCGCGCACCCGCACGGGTCAATATATTTACGGATTTCTTATCGGCGTGATAGCCATCTTGATACGCGTGTATAATACCGGTTATCCCGAAGGCGCCATGCTGGCGGTGCTGCTGATGAACGTCTTTGCACCGCTCATCGACTATTTCGTGGTCGAAGGAAACATCAAACGCCGCCTCAAACGAGCCCGCAAGGCATAA
- a CDS encoding efflux RND transporter permease subunit produces the protein MLNKIINFSLHNRLLIVAIAVLLTVTGIYTASRMEVDVFPDLNAPTVVVMTEAPGMATEEVERTVTFVIETALNGATDVRRVRSSSTNGFSVVWIEFDWDTDIYLARQIVSEKLASIGEQLPTTAGQPTLGPQSSILGEILIVGLTSDSLSMQELRTIADWAIRPRLLSTGGVAQVSVIGGDLKEYQIQLSTERMRRYGVSLAEILAATGDMNLNASGGVIYEYGNEYVVRGMVADRDADEIAKGFIKFAESGEPIVLSDVADVVIGNKSPKLGVASERGCPAVLITVTKQPATNTLELTEQLDMTLAELQKTLPEVHISTDIFRQSRFIESSIDNIAHSLWEGALFVVIVLFFFLMNGRVTLISLVALPLSLLTAILTLKGLGFTINTMSLGGMAIAIGSLVDDAIIDVENVYKRLRENHARPKAERRPVLQVVYDASREIRTSIVHATIITIVAFVPLFFLSGMEGRMLRPLGISFIVSLFASMVVAVTLTPVMCSYMLTSEKTLRSHQNEAPLSRFLKRIYRRALQGALHHGRLVIGGAVLLFVGAVMLYTTLGSSFLPPFNEGSLTVNVSTLPGISLEESDKIGRMAEEILLEIPEIQTVARKTGRAELDEHALGVNTSEIEAPFVLDKRSREEFLADVRARLGAIKGIDLEIGQPISHRIDAMLSGTQANIAIKLFGEDLNKMYTLGQEIKRAISSVEGIADVMVEQQVERAQLQIIPRREMLARYGISLADFSQWVRVALDGEIVSQIYDGNATFDLTVKVGDGHSRTIEETGDLLVDTGDGGKVPLSQIADIVSTSGPNAVNRENVKRKIVVSANVTGGDLGGAVEEIRSAIESAVELPQGYYIEYGGQFESQQSAARTLSFASAIALLVIFLLLFQEFKSLTLSGMIMINLPLALIGGVAAIAMTSGIVSIPAIIGFISLLGIAVRNGILLVSHYGQLRHEGISLKESIVQGSLDRLNPILMTSLSSALALIPLALGGDISGNEIQSPMAKVILGGLISSTLLNIFVIPTVYLFLNSKKKSHA, from the coding sequence ATGCTCAACAAGATAATCAATTTCTCCCTTCACAACCGGCTGTTGATTGTCGCCATTGCCGTGCTGCTCACGGTAACGGGCATCTACACAGCCTCACGCATGGAGGTCGACGTGTTTCCCGACCTGAACGCCCCCACCGTGGTCGTCATGACCGAAGCCCCCGGCATGGCCACCGAAGAGGTGGAACGCACGGTAACGTTTGTCATCGAAACGGCGCTGAACGGAGCCACCGACGTGCGCCGGGTGCGTTCGTCGTCGACCAACGGATTCTCGGTCGTGTGGATTGAATTCGACTGGGACACCGACATCTACCTCGCCCGACAAATCGTCTCGGAAAAACTCGCTTCCATCGGCGAGCAACTGCCCACGACGGCCGGACAGCCCACCCTCGGGCCCCAGTCGTCGATACTCGGCGAAATACTCATTGTGGGACTCACCTCCGACTCCTTGTCGATGCAGGAACTGCGCACGATTGCCGACTGGGCCATTCGTCCCCGCCTCCTCTCGACGGGCGGTGTGGCACAAGTCTCGGTCATCGGCGGCGACCTCAAAGAGTACCAGATACAACTGTCGACCGAACGTATGCGCCGCTACGGCGTGTCGCTGGCCGAGATTCTGGCCGCCACCGGTGACATGAACCTCAACGCCTCGGGCGGAGTCATCTACGAATACGGCAACGAATATGTCGTGCGCGGCATGGTGGCCGACCGAGATGCCGACGAAATAGCCAAAGGGTTTATCAAATTTGCGGAGAGCGGCGAACCCATCGTGCTGAGCGATGTCGCCGACGTGGTCATCGGCAACAAGTCGCCCAAGCTCGGCGTAGCGTCGGAACGAGGTTGCCCGGCAGTACTCATCACCGTCACCAAACAGCCGGCCACCAACACGCTGGAACTCACCGAGCAACTCGACATGACCCTTGCCGAGCTGCAAAAGACGCTGCCCGAGGTGCATATATCGACCGACATTTTCAGGCAGTCGCGCTTTATCGAAAGTTCCATCGACAACATCGCCCACTCACTGTGGGAGGGTGCCCTGTTTGTCGTCATCGTACTCTTCTTCTTCCTCATGAACGGGCGCGTCACCCTCATCTCGCTCGTCGCCCTGCCGCTTTCGCTGCTCACCGCCATTCTCACACTGAAAGGACTGGGATTCACCATCAACACGATGAGCCTCGGCGGTATGGCCATCGCCATAGGTTCGCTGGTCGACGACGCCATCATCGACGTGGAGAATGTCTACAAGCGTCTGCGGGAAAACCATGCCCGGCCGAAAGCGGAGCGGCGTCCCGTCCTGCAAGTGGTCTACGACGCCTCGCGTGAAATACGCACCTCGATCGTGCACGCCACCATCATCACCATCGTGGCATTTGTCCCGCTCTTCTTCCTCAGCGGCATGGAGGGTCGCATGCTGCGGCCGCTCGGCATCTCGTTTATCGTCTCGCTCTTCGCCTCGATGGTGGTTGCCGTGACCCTCACGCCCGTCATGTGCAGCTACATGCTCACCTCGGAAAAGACCTTGCGCAGCCACCAGAACGAGGCACCGCTGTCGCGTTTCCTCAAAAGAATCTACCGCCGCGCCCTGCAAGGTGCACTGCACCACGGCCGTCTGGTCATCGGGGGCGCCGTGCTCCTCTTTGTCGGAGCCGTCATGCTATACACCACCCTGGGCAGCAGCTTCCTGCCGCCTTTCAACGAAGGCTCCCTCACCGTCAACGTAAGCACCCTGCCCGGCATCTCGCTCGAAGAGTCGGACAAGATAGGGCGCATGGCCGAAGAGATACTGCTCGAAATTCCCGAGATACAGACCGTGGCCCGCAAAACCGGTCGCGCCGAACTCGACGAACACGCTCTCGGCGTGAACACCTCGGAGATAGAAGCGCCTTTTGTCCTCGACAAGCGGAGCCGCGAAGAGTTCCTGGCCGATGTGCGTGCCCGCCTCGGCGCCATAAAAGGCATCGACCTCGAAATCGGGCAACCCATCTCCCACCGCATCGACGCCATGCTCTCGGGCACACAGGCCAACATCGCCATCAAACTGTTTGGCGAAGACCTGAACAAGATGTACACCCTCGGGCAGGAAATCAAACGGGCCATCTCATCGGTCGAAGGTATCGCCGACGTGATGGTCGAGCAGCAGGTCGAACGCGCCCAGCTGCAAATCATTCCACGCCGGGAGATGCTGGCCCGCTACGGCATCTCGCTTGCCGATTTCTCACAGTGGGTGCGTGTGGCTCTCGATGGGGAAATCGTCTCGCAAATCTACGACGGGAATGCCACGTTCGACCTCACGGTCAAGGTCGGCGACGGGCACAGCCGCACCATCGAGGAGACCGGCGACCTGCTGGTCGACACGGGTGACGGCGGAAAAGTGCCGTTGAGCCAGATCGCCGACATCGTATCGACATCGGGTCCCAACGCCGTGAACCGGGAAAACGTGAAACGCAAAATCGTCGTCTCGGCCAACGTCACGGGCGGAGACCTGGGCGGTGCCGTCGAAGAGATACGCTCGGCCATCGAAAGCGCGGTCGAACTTCCGCAGGGATATTACATCGAGTATGGCGGACAGTTTGAGAGCCAGCAATCGGCCGCCCGCACCCTCTCCTTTGCCTCGGCCATCGCCCTGCTGGTCATCTTCCTGCTTCTCTTCCAAGAGTTCAAGAGTTTAACGCTCTCGGGCATGATCATGATAAACCTGCCGCTCGCCCTCATCGGCGGCGTGGCAGCCATCGCCATGACCTCGGGCATCGTGAGCATTCCGGCCATCATCGGGTTTATCTCGCTGCTGGGCATCGCCGTGCGCAACGGCATCTTGCTGGTATCGCACTACGGGCAATTACGCCACGAAGGCATCTCCCTGAAAGAGAGCATCGTGCAAGGTTCGCTCGACCGTCTCAACCCCATACTCATGACTTCGCTGTCGTCGGCCTTGGCCCTCATTCCGCTGGCCCTGGGGGGAGACATCAGCGGCAACGAGATACAGAGCCCCATGGCCAAGGTTATCCTCGGCGGCCTCATCAGCTCGACCCTGCTCAACATATTTGTCATACCTACCGTCTACCTGTTTTTAAACTCAAAGAAAAAATCCCATGCGTAG
- the nqrE gene encoding NADH:ubiquinone reductase (Na(+)-transporting) subunit E has product MENLNLFIRSIFIDNMIFAYFLGMCSYLAVSKNVKTAMGLGVAVTFVLAITLPVNYMLENYILKAGALSWLGESFADVDLSFLSLIFFIAVVAAMVQLVEMIVEKYAPALYNTLGIFLPLIAVNCAILGASLFMQQRSFPNAWSATVYGLGSGIGWLLAIVGIAAIREKMAYSNVPAPLKGIGITFIVTGLMGIAFMSFLGIKL; this is encoded by the coding sequence ATGGAAAATCTCAATCTGTTTATCCGGTCGATATTCATCGACAACATGATATTCGCCTACTTCTTGGGAATGTGCTCCTATTTGGCCGTCTCCAAGAACGTAAAGACCGCCATGGGGCTGGGCGTGGCCGTGACCTTCGTCCTGGCGATAACCCTGCCGGTCAACTATATGCTCGAAAACTACATACTCAAAGCCGGCGCCCTTTCGTGGCTCGGAGAGTCGTTTGCCGATGTGGACCTCAGCTTTCTGAGTCTCATCTTTTTCATCGCCGTCGTGGCGGCCATGGTGCAGCTCGTCGAGATGATAGTCGAGAAATACGCACCGGCGCTATACAATACGCTGGGCATCTTCCTGCCGCTCATCGCCGTCAACTGTGCCATCTTGGGCGCTTCGCTCTTCATGCAGCAGCGGTCGTTCCCCAATGCGTGGTCGGCCACGGTCTACGGGCTCGGTTCCGGAATCGGCTGGTTGCTGGCCATTGTGGGCATCGCCGCCATTCGCGAGAAGATGGCCTATTCCAATGTGCCCGCTCCGCTCAAAGGCATCGGCATCACCTTCATCGTCACGGGGCTCATGGGAATTGCCTTTATGAGTTTCCTCGGTATCAAATTGTAA
- a CDS encoding Na(+)-translocating NADH-quinone reductase subunit A produces the protein MANAIKLKKGLDIPIEGAAEARIVEAPEAGRYALVPDDFHGIVPKVLVKPGDKVRVGTPLMCDKNRPEMQFVSPVSGEVEAVNRGERRKVLDITVKPDGKMEPADASRPELATLDGEQVKAILLARGLFMYIKQRPYDIIADPTIFPRDIFVTAWDSAPLAPDFDFVVKGREDDLQAGIDVLAKLTAGRVYLGVRAGSPLAVRGAEVVAFEGPHPAGNVGVQIHHIAPVSKGETVWTLSAFDLLVIGRYFRTGVLDFSRLVALTGSEVKTPHYVKTIWGAEVSSIIDGNLVPADYHRRYISGNVLTGTRLGEHDYLRAPHSQITVIPEGDDCHELLGWAMPGFGKYSVSHSYFSWLSRGRRYRFDARLHGGERAIIMQGEYDKVLPMDILPEFLVKAVLAFDIDKMENLGIYEVAPEDFALCEFVDTSKLPLQAIIREGLDKLRKEMN, from the coding sequence ATGGCGAATGCAATAAAACTGAAAAAGGGGTTGGACATACCCATTGAAGGTGCTGCCGAGGCTCGTATCGTCGAGGCTCCGGAGGCCGGGCGGTATGCCCTTGTCCCCGATGATTTCCACGGTATCGTACCGAAAGTCCTTGTGAAGCCCGGCGACAAAGTGCGGGTGGGTACGCCTCTGATGTGCGACAAGAATCGACCCGAGATGCAATTCGTTTCGCCGGTAAGCGGCGAGGTCGAGGCGGTAAACCGGGGCGAGCGGCGTAAAGTCCTCGACATCACGGTGAAGCCCGACGGAAAAATGGAGCCGGCCGATGCGTCCCGTCCCGAGTTGGCGACCCTCGACGGCGAACAGGTCAAGGCCATTCTGTTGGCGCGGGGACTCTTCATGTATATCAAGCAGCGACCCTATGACATCATTGCCGACCCCACCATCTTCCCCCGCGATATTTTCGTCACGGCATGGGATTCGGCTCCGCTGGCTCCCGATTTTGACTTCGTCGTGAAAGGTCGTGAAGACGATTTGCAGGCCGGCATCGACGTGCTGGCCAAGCTCACGGCCGGTCGCGTATATCTCGGTGTGCGTGCCGGTAGTCCGCTCGCGGTGCGCGGTGCCGAGGTCGTTGCCTTTGAAGGCCCGCACCCGGCCGGGAATGTCGGCGTGCAGATACACCACATCGCCCCGGTCTCAAAAGGAGAGACGGTGTGGACGCTCAGTGCCTTCGACCTGCTGGTTATCGGCCGCTATTTCCGCACCGGCGTGCTCGATTTCTCGCGGCTCGTCGCCCTTACCGGCTCCGAGGTGAAAACCCCGCATTACGTCAAGACGATATGGGGCGCGGAGGTGAGTTCGATCATCGACGGCAATCTTGTCCCGGCCGACTATCACCGCCGCTACATCAGTGGCAACGTCCTCACGGGAACCCGTCTCGGCGAGCACGATTATCTGCGTGCCCCGCACAGCCAGATTACCGTCATACCCGAGGGCGATGACTGCCATGAACTCCTCGGCTGGGCGATGCCCGGTTTCGGGAAGTACAGCGTTTCCCACTCCTATTTCTCGTGGCTGTCGCGCGGCCGCCGCTACCGTTTCGACGCCCGTCTGCACGGCGGCGAACGGGCCATCATCATGCAGGGCGAGTACGACAAGGTGTTGCCCATGGACATTCTGCCCGAGTTTCTGGTCAAGGCCGTCCTTGCCTTCGACATCGACAAGATGGAAAACCTCGGTATCTACGAAGTCGCACCCGAGGATTTTGCCCTCTGCGAGTTTGTCGATACCTCGAAACTCCCCTTGCAGGCCATCATACGGGAGGGCCTCGACAAGTTGCGGAAAGAGATGAATTGA
- the nqrC gene encoding NADH:ubiquinone reductase (Na(+)-transporting) subunit C, with amino-acid sequence MNKQSNTYTILYASVMVILVAAVLAVTSLSLKEKQTRNVEIDKMKQILSSVHIAATADDAQSLYKKYIVDSYVLDADGKPVDGADAFGVDVAVQVKLPAAERRLPVYVCRLDNGAQKYIVPLYGAGLWGPIWGYLSIDADGNTIYGAYFAHQSETPGLGAEIQTEAFSGQFVGKHLFIGGEFKPVAVEKKGQKPLNGAEYVDAVSGGTITSKGVQAMLSNSLDPYRRFLESLK; translated from the coding sequence ATGAACAAGCAAAGCAATACTTACACAATCCTTTACGCATCGGTCATGGTCATCTTGGTGGCCGCGGTGCTGGCTGTTACCTCGTTGAGCCTGAAAGAGAAGCAGACCCGCAACGTCGAAATCGACAAGATGAAGCAGATTCTCTCCTCGGTGCACATTGCCGCTACCGCCGACGATGCACAGTCGCTCTATAAGAAATATATCGTCGACAGCTATGTGCTCGATGCCGATGGGAAACCTGTCGATGGTGCCGACGCTTTCGGTGTCGATGTCGCCGTGCAGGTGAAGTTGCCCGCCGCCGAGCGCCGTCTGCCCGTGTATGTCTGCCGTCTCGACAACGGGGCGCAGAAATATATCGTGCCCCTCTACGGTGCCGGCCTGTGGGGACCCATTTGGGGATATTTGTCCATCGATGCCGACGGCAACACCATCTACGGGGCCTATTTCGCCCATCAGAGCGAGACCCCCGGCCTCGGAGCCGAGATTCAGACCGAGGCTTTCTCGGGACAATTCGTCGGCAAGCACCTCTTCATCGGCGGTGAGTTCAAGCCCGTTGCCGTGGAGAAGAAGGGGCAGAAGCCTCTCAACGGCGCCGAGTATGTCGATGCCGTTTCGGGCGGAACCATCACCAGCAAGGGAGTACAGGCCATGCTCTCCAACAGCCTCGACCCCTACCGTCGTTTCCTTGAATCGTTGAAATAA
- a CDS encoding efflux RND transporter periplasmic adaptor subunit, translated as MKHLLFLLAISVTVCTGCAHDHDHDHNHNHETEDPHGHVAGESHDPHAGEAAEEAGHQDEIIFPAEQAARTDFEVQTVEASYFSPVIHCSGEITNTPNDQIFLFSPVGGIVVFGDGNPAEGVGVNAGETLFYISTRGLASGNAAVKAQAAYEKARADYERAMALQAGHVVSQKEVDAARAEFLRAEAEYLPLASESEQGVPVKATQAGYLTRLSVNAGQYVEAGTPLAAITTNRRLRLTAEVPQRYYNRLTDMTDAYFSTAAADSTYAVSELNGRRLSIGRSTATGSTLIPVTFEFDNPGDLVAGLYAEVALSGKTREKAVVLPLSALTEAQGIYYVYVQLDEEGYQRREVKIGDNNGREVTVEAGLQPGERVVTRGAVQVKMAAASGTIPHGHSHNH; from the coding sequence ATGAAACATCTTTTATTTTTACTTGCTATAAGTGTGACCGTTTGCACCGGCTGCGCCCATGACCACGACCACGACCACAACCACAACCACGAAACCGAAGACCCTCACGGCCACGTCGCCGGAGAAAGCCATGACCCGCATGCCGGAGAGGCCGCCGAAGAAGCCGGCCATCAAGACGAAATCATATTTCCCGCCGAACAGGCGGCTCGCACCGACTTCGAAGTGCAGACCGTCGAAGCCTCGTACTTCTCCCCCGTCATTCATTGCAGCGGCGAAATCACCAACACGCCCAACGACCAGATATTCCTCTTTTCGCCCGTCGGGGGCATCGTCGTCTTCGGCGACGGGAATCCGGCCGAGGGCGTCGGTGTAAACGCCGGCGAAACCCTGTTCTACATCTCGACACGCGGATTGGCCTCGGGCAATGCCGCAGTCAAAGCACAAGCCGCTTATGAAAAAGCCCGGGCCGACTACGAACGGGCAATGGCCCTGCAAGCCGGGCACGTCGTTTCTCAGAAAGAGGTCGATGCCGCACGGGCCGAATTCCTGCGAGCCGAAGCCGAATACCTGCCCCTCGCCTCGGAAAGCGAGCAAGGGGTACCGGTAAAAGCGACGCAGGCCGGGTACCTCACCCGACTGTCGGTCAATGCCGGGCAATATGTCGAGGCCGGCACACCGCTGGCCGCCATCACGACCAACCGCCGGTTGCGCCTCACGGCCGAAGTGCCGCAGCGGTACTACAACCGCCTGACCGACATGACCGACGCCTACTTCTCGACCGCAGCGGCCGACTCCACCTACGCCGTCTCGGAACTGAACGGCCGCCGGCTCTCGATAGGCCGCAGCACGGCCACGGGCTCGACCCTCATACCGGTGACTTTCGAGTTTGACAATCCCGGAGATTTGGTCGCCGGCCTCTATGCCGAGGTGGCATTGAGCGGCAAGACCCGTGAAAAGGCCGTCGTCCTCCCCCTCTCGGCCCTGACCGAAGCACAAGGCATATATTATGTCTATGTGCAGCTCGACGAGGAAGGATACCAGCGACGCGAAGTGAAAATCGGCGACAACAACGGCCGCGAAGTAACCGTCGAAGCCGGGTTGCAACCCGGCGAACGGGTCGTCACCCGCGGTGCCGTGCAGGTGAAGATGGCTGCCGCCTCGGGCACCATTCCCCACGGACATTCCCATAACCACTAA